The Candidatus Accumulibacter similis genome has a segment encoding these proteins:
- the rsmH gene encoding 16S rRNA (cytosine(1402)-N(4))-methyltransferase RsmH, with protein MQHQTVLLREAVEALNIQSAGSYIDGTFGRGGHSLAILERLGPAGRLLAIDRDPQAVAAASAIADKRLLVRHQRFGDLLEALRQEGFPVDKGVDGVLLDIGVSSPQLDQEERGFSFRHDAPLDMRMDTTQGETAAQWLLRASVQEITEVIRSYGEERFAFQIAKKIVAARGERPLATTGELATLVRATVRTREPGQDAATRTFQALRIHINQELEQLALVLPQAMAVLKSGGRLVVISFHSLEDRIVKQFMRSQAAPDEAPKRLPLRATELPQPKLRLLGKPVRASAAEVASNPRARSAVMRVAEKLALKAA; from the coding sequence CTGCAGCATCAGACCGTCCTGTTGCGGGAGGCGGTCGAGGCGCTGAACATCCAGTCCGCAGGCAGCTATATCGATGGCACCTTCGGTCGTGGTGGGCACTCGCTGGCGATCCTCGAGCGGCTCGGACCGGCGGGTCGTCTGTTGGCGATCGACCGCGATCCGCAGGCGGTGGCTGCCGCATCCGCCATTGCTGACAAGCGTCTGCTGGTCCGCCACCAGCGCTTCGGTGATCTGCTCGAAGCCCTGCGACAGGAGGGTTTCCCCGTGGACAAGGGCGTCGACGGGGTTCTGCTCGACATCGGAGTGTCGTCTCCGCAACTCGACCAGGAGGAGCGCGGATTCAGCTTTCGCCACGACGCGCCGCTCGACATGCGGATGGACACGACACAGGGCGAGACGGCGGCACAGTGGCTCCTGCGGGCCAGCGTGCAGGAGATCACGGAGGTAATCAGGAGCTATGGTGAAGAACGGTTTGCTTTCCAGATTGCAAAGAAGATTGTGGCTGCTCGGGGAGAGCGGCCTCTTGCAACCACGGGGGAGCTCGCCACGCTTGTACGCGCGACCGTGCGCACCCGTGAGCCCGGCCAGGATGCGGCGACGCGTACCTTTCAAGCTTTACGGATTCATATCAATCAAGAGCTCGAGCAACTCGCGTTAGTCCTGCCGCAAGCGATGGCTGTCCTCAAGAGTGGTGGGCGTCTGGTGGTGATCAGCTTCCACTCGCTGGAAGATCGCATCGTCAAGCAGTTCATGCGTTCGCAGGCGGCGCCGGACGAGGCCCCGAAGAGGTTGCCGCTGCGCGCTACCGAGCTGCCGCAGCCGAAGCTGCGCCTGCTGGGCAAGCCGGTGCGGGCGAGCGCAGCCGAGGTGGCCAGCAATCCGCGGGCGCGCAGCGCCGTCATGCGGGTGGCGGAAAAGCTTGCCTTGAAGGCCGCCTGA
- the mraZ gene encoding division/cell wall cluster transcriptional repressor MraZ, with the protein MFQGAAALNLDAKGRFAVPARHREALASAANGRLVLTAHPHRCLLLYPEPAWEPIRDKVLAASSFNPQAAAIKRLLVGNAREEEMDAAGRLLVAPELRQFAQLDKQIWLVGQGSHFEIWSDAGWQQQQEAVFALGEQFLPAGLEDLAL; encoded by the coding sequence ATGTTTCAGGGTGCGGCTGCGTTGAATCTTGATGCCAAGGGGAGGTTTGCCGTACCGGCACGCCACCGGGAGGCGCTCGCGTCTGCCGCCAATGGCCGCCTGGTGCTGACCGCGCATCCGCATCGCTGCCTTCTGCTCTATCCCGAACCGGCGTGGGAGCCGATTCGCGACAAGGTGCTGGCTGCTTCCAGCTTCAATCCACAGGCTGCCGCGATCAAGCGGCTGCTGGTCGGCAACGCCCGCGAAGAGGAAATGGATGCCGCCGGCCGGCTGCTGGTGGCGCCCGAGTTGCGCCAGTTCGCCCAACTCGACAAGCAGATCTGGCTTGTCGGCCAGGGTAGCCATTTCGAGATCTGGTCCGATGCCGGCTGGCAGCAGCAGCAGGAGGCGGTCTTCGCATTGGGTGAGCAGTTCCTGCCTGCCGGACTGGAAGACCTGGCGCTGTGA
- a CDS encoding bifunctional protein-serine/threonine kinase/phosphatase → MPLRVDVGYSSLTGPRDRNEDFCGMVTPQGPELDNKGLLAAVADGIGGHLGGREAAEYTVRGLLSDYYATPDTWSVPHALDKVVGALNRWLVAEASRQAELAGMATTLTALVLRGRRYVCAHVGDSRLYLLRGGICSRLTSDHVWEHPELSNVLSRAVGLDRHLQLDFFDGDLQAGDCFVLCSDGVWVPLGTTRLQAALLAHPDAQQAAASLASLALACDGRDNATAIVLRVKEVPAENLRDALADSARLPLPPRLKPGQELDGLTIEEQLHDSRATLLYRVRDLVSGQNLVLKTLLPELADDADEVRALVMEEWRARRIVSPFFPQVVPAERRSCLYYLQTWHEGATLQRMLDAGLHFSVGETVQHGIRLMKGLAALHRLQVAHRDIKPANVHLGRDGRLRILDLGVAVSEAEEDESAGSPGTPSYRAPELFAGEQVVPAHDLYAAGVTLYHLLTRKYPYGEIEPFQHPKFAVPLPPTRYRPDIPGWLENVLLKAVARDPGQRFETPEEFLLALERGASRPLSRPPVTPLAMRNPLLTWRLIAALSLLFNLVLLMLLTRG, encoded by the coding sequence ATGCCGCTGCGCGTCGATGTCGGTTATTCGTCGCTGACGGGTCCACGTGATCGCAACGAGGACTTCTGCGGCATGGTGACGCCACAGGGGCCCGAGCTCGACAACAAGGGGCTCCTCGCCGCCGTCGCCGACGGGATCGGCGGTCATCTCGGAGGGCGCGAAGCCGCCGAGTACACGGTCCGCGGACTGCTCTCGGACTACTACGCGACGCCCGATACCTGGAGCGTGCCGCACGCGCTCGACAAGGTCGTCGGCGCACTCAATCGCTGGTTGGTGGCCGAAGCGTCACGGCAGGCCGAACTGGCCGGCATGGCGACGACGCTCACGGCGCTCGTTCTCCGTGGTCGTCGTTACGTCTGCGCGCATGTCGGCGACAGCCGGCTCTACCTGCTGCGTGGCGGCATCTGCAGCCGCCTGACCAGCGACCACGTCTGGGAACATCCGGAGCTCAGCAACGTGCTGTCGCGTGCGGTCGGCCTCGATCGCCATCTGCAGCTCGATTTCTTTGACGGTGACCTGCAGGCCGGCGACTGCTTTGTGCTCTGCTCCGACGGCGTCTGGGTGCCGCTCGGTACGACGCGGCTGCAGGCCGCGCTGCTGGCGCACCCGGATGCGCAGCAGGCGGCGGCGTCGTTGGCCAGCCTGGCCCTCGCCTGCGACGGGCGCGACAACGCTACCGCCATCGTGCTGCGGGTGAAGGAGGTGCCGGCCGAGAACCTGCGCGATGCCCTGGCTGACAGCGCACGGCTGCCGCTGCCGCCGCGCCTGAAGCCCGGCCAGGAGCTGGACGGGCTGACGATCGAAGAGCAGTTGCACGATTCGCGGGCGACGCTGCTGTATCGCGTTCGGGATCTCGTCTCCGGGCAGAACCTGGTGCTGAAGACGCTGCTGCCGGAACTTGCCGACGACGCCGACGAGGTGCGTGCGCTGGTCATGGAGGAGTGGCGCGCGCGGCGGATCGTCTCACCGTTCTTCCCGCAAGTGGTACCGGCCGAGCGGCGAAGCTGTCTCTACTACCTGCAGACCTGGCACGAGGGTGCGACGCTGCAGCGCATGCTCGATGCCGGCCTGCACTTCAGCGTCGGCGAAACCGTGCAGCACGGCATCCGGCTGATGAAGGGTCTCGCGGCACTGCACCGGCTGCAGGTGGCGCATCGCGACATCAAGCCGGCCAACGTCCACCTTGGTCGTGATGGCCGCCTGCGCATCCTCGACCTCGGCGTCGCCGTGAGCGAGGCGGAAGAAGACGAGTCGGCGGGCAGTCCGGGAACTCCGAGCTACCGGGCACCCGAGCTCTTCGCCGGCGAGCAGGTCGTACCGGCGCACGACCTCTACGCCGCCGGCGTCACCCTGTACCACCTGCTCACCCGCAAGTACCCTTACGGCGAGATCGAGCCTTTTCAGCATCCGAAGTTCGCCGTGCCGCTGCCGCCGACCCGCTACCGCCCGGACATTCCCGGCTGGCTCGAGAACGTACTGCTCAAGGCCGTTGCGAGGGATCCCGGCCAGCGCTTCGAAACGCCGGAGGAGTTCCTCCTGGCGCTCGAGCGGGGAGCCTCCCGGCCACTCAGCCGGCCGCCGGTGACGCCGTTGGCGATGCGCAATCCGTTGCTGACCTGGCGCCTCATCGCGGCACTCTCGCTGTTGTTCAATCTCGTTCTGTTGATGCTGCTGACGCGCGGCTGA
- a CDS encoding NarK/NasA family nitrate transporter, giving the protein MMNSSFWKAGHRPTLLAAFLYFDLAFMVWVILGPLGVQIAKDLGLTHAQKGMMVATPVLAGAILRIFMGILVDHLKPKMAGAIGQVIVIASLFFAWYFGIDSYEQTLILGVFLGVAGASFAVALPLASRWYPPEHQGTALGIAGAGNSGTALAALIAPSLAMAFGWSNVFGLALIPLVLVFVFYLVAARDAPECPPPKALPEYLKVLRDSDAWWFMFFYAVTFGGFVGLASSLTIYFNIQYGLDAKTAGFFTAACVFAGSLVRPIGGNVADRIGGIRSLSVMYVLAAIFLAIASIGLPAAWMALLAFVGAMLALGMGNGAVFQLVPQRFRKEIGVMTGLVGMAGGVGGFYLASSLGYAKQITGSYQLGFLIFAGLALLALAGLSAVKTRWRTTWGAAHLTAARI; this is encoded by the coding sequence ATCATGAACAGTTCATTCTGGAAGGCCGGTCATCGACCGACGCTGCTCGCAGCCTTTCTTTATTTCGACCTCGCCTTCATGGTCTGGGTGATCCTCGGCCCGCTGGGTGTGCAGATCGCCAAGGATCTCGGCCTGACACACGCACAGAAGGGAATGATGGTTGCCACGCCCGTACTTGCGGGTGCCATCCTGCGCATCTTCATGGGCATCCTGGTTGACCATCTGAAGCCGAAGATGGCCGGCGCCATCGGTCAGGTGATCGTCATCGCCTCGCTGTTCTTCGCCTGGTACTTCGGTATCGACAGTTACGAGCAGACACTGATCCTCGGCGTCTTCCTCGGCGTCGCCGGTGCGTCCTTCGCCGTCGCCCTGCCGCTGGCCTCGCGCTGGTATCCACCCGAGCATCAGGGTACCGCCCTCGGCATCGCCGGTGCCGGCAATTCGGGCACGGCGCTGGCGGCGCTGATCGCGCCGAGTCTGGCGATGGCCTTCGGCTGGAGCAATGTTTTCGGGCTGGCGCTGATCCCGCTCGTTCTGGTCTTCGTCTTCTACTTGGTGGCCGCCAGGGATGCGCCGGAATGTCCGCCACCGAAGGCACTGCCGGAATATCTCAAGGTGCTCAGGGACAGCGACGCGTGGTGGTTCATGTTCTTCTATGCGGTGACCTTCGGCGGCTTCGTCGGCCTCGCTTCGTCGCTGACGATCTACTTCAACATCCAGTACGGGCTCGACGCCAAGACCGCCGGTTTCTTCACCGCCGCCTGTGTCTTCGCCGGTTCGCTGGTGCGGCCGATCGGCGGCAACGTCGCCGACCGCATCGGCGGCATCAGGAGCCTGTCGGTGATGTACGTCCTCGCCGCGATCTTTCTCGCGATTGCCAGCATCGGCCTGCCGGCGGCGTGGATGGCCCTGCTCGCCTTCGTCGGCGCGATGCTCGCTCTCGGCATGGGCAATGGCGCCGTCTTCCAGCTCGTGCCGCAGCGCTTCCGCAAGGAGATCGGTGTCATGACCGGGCTGGTCGGCATGGCCGGCGGAGTCGGCGGCTTCTACCTGGCGTCGTCGCTGGGCTACGCGAAGCAGATCACCGGCAGCTACCAGCTCGGCTTCCTGATCTTCGCCGGCCTTGCGCTGCTCGCGCTGGCGGGCTTGTCCGCCGTCAAGACCCGCTGGCGGACGACCTGGGGTGCGGCCCACCTGACCGCAGCCCGCATCTGA
- a CDS encoding DUF3025 domain-containing protein, producing the protein MRLPSVGGLFAPLLPLFDRRPLVPDLAALAALAAARELRNAAGRRIAFVAPPADGLDYETRIWLTGEVATRPDNWHDFFNALVWFAFPNTKATLNARHAELLRQAPGVRCRERDTLTHFDECGVVVVACDPEMLDLVRGFHWRRLFWERRADLAQGLRCLVFGHATYEQLLRPFRGLTAKAVLHQVTPDWLDQSPAAQVAAVDRLLAADFAVGRYREPRVWQPLPLLGLPGVTPENENAAYYDDQWQFRPGRGRCPV; encoded by the coding sequence ATGCGGCTGCCGTCGGTGGGTGGCCTGTTTGCCCCGCTGCTGCCGCTCTTCGATCGGCGGCCGCTGGTGCCGGACTTGGCGGCGCTGGCAGCTCTTGCCGCGGCGCGCGAACTGCGCAACGCTGCCGGGCGGCGGATCGCCTTCGTGGCGCCGCCGGCGGACGGCCTGGATTACGAGACGCGCATCTGGCTGACCGGCGAGGTCGCGACACGGCCGGACAACTGGCACGATTTCTTCAACGCCTTGGTCTGGTTTGCCTTTCCGAACACCAAGGCGACGCTCAACGCGCGGCATGCCGAGTTGTTGCGGCAGGCGCCTGGAGTTCGCTGTCGCGAGCGCGACACGTTGACGCATTTCGACGAGTGTGGTGTCGTCGTCGTCGCCTGCGACCCCGAAATGCTCGACCTCGTGCGCGGTTTTCATTGGCGCAGGCTGTTCTGGGAACGGCGAGCTGACCTGGCACAGGGGTTGCGCTGCCTGGTCTTCGGCCACGCGACCTACGAGCAACTATTGCGACCGTTTCGTGGCCTGACGGCCAAGGCCGTCCTCCATCAGGTGACTCCGGACTGGCTCGACCAGTCGCCGGCGGCGCAGGTCGCCGCTGTCGACCGTCTCCTGGCGGCCGATTTCGCCGTCGGCCGCTACCGGGAGCCGCGTGTCTGGCAGCCTCTGCCTTTGCTCGGGTTGCCCGGGGTCACGCCGGAGAACGAAAATGCCGCCTACTATGACGATCAGTGGCAGTTCCGGCCCGGTCGTGGCCGCTGCCCGGTATAA
- a CDS encoding penicillin-binding protein 2: MMRFKGKVAHKFAENPLLQMRLPTWRSRLLGLLIIGSFVVLIGRAFYLQVLNNDFLQEKGESRYRRDIEISASRGRIADRHGDVLAISTPMKSVWAVPQVARLTPEQIAQLAAVLEMNPRQLAQKLDTDKTFVFLRRQIPPAVADRVAALKLPGVGQDKEYRRFYPTGEMTAHMVGFTGVDDRGLEGVELAFHGQLLGQPGSRSVIKDRRGQIVEDVGSIKPPQDGREIRLALDSKIQYLAYSHLKQAISDHNAKAGGVVVIDARTGEIVALANWPTYNPNNRESLSGAQLRNRALTDTFEPGSTLKPFTIALGLETGKVRSETIINCAPGRLTIGNATIADAHPHGALSVAQVIQKSSNVGAAKIAAMLPSQTMWQMFDDVGFGQVPRLGFPGEVTGRVRPWKSWRPIEQATMSYGHGISVSLMQLARAYSVFARDGDLVPLSLTRVDAPATTGATVFSAKTAREVRMMLEMAVQPGGTAPKAQIPGYRVAGKTGTAHKLQGGRYANKYVSSFVGFAPVSDPRLIVAVMIDEPSAGKHYGGEVAAPVFASVMGSSLRTLGISPDAPLVVAETPKPPLPKARL, translated from the coding sequence ATGATGCGTTTCAAGGGAAAAGTGGCGCACAAGTTCGCCGAGAATCCGCTGTTGCAGATGCGTCTGCCAACCTGGCGTTCACGCCTCCTCGGCCTGCTGATCATCGGCTCGTTCGTCGTCCTGATCGGCCGCGCGTTCTACCTGCAGGTGCTGAACAACGATTTCCTACAGGAAAAGGGCGAGTCCCGTTATCGGCGGGACATCGAGATCAGTGCGTCGCGCGGGCGCATCGCCGACCGTCACGGCGACGTGCTGGCGATATCGACGCCCATGAAGTCGGTCTGGGCCGTACCGCAGGTCGCCCGGCTGACTCCGGAACAGATCGCCCAGCTGGCGGCGGTGCTCGAGATGAACCCGCGGCAGTTGGCACAGAAGCTCGACACCGACAAGACCTTCGTCTTCCTGCGGCGGCAGATTCCGCCGGCGGTGGCCGATCGTGTGGCGGCGCTCAAGCTGCCTGGCGTTGGTCAGGACAAGGAGTACCGCCGTTTCTATCCGACTGGCGAGATGACGGCGCACATGGTCGGCTTCACCGGCGTCGATGACCGGGGGCTGGAAGGCGTCGAACTCGCCTTCCATGGCCAGTTGCTCGGTCAGCCTGGAAGCCGCAGCGTCATCAAGGATCGCCGTGGCCAGATCGTCGAGGATGTCGGCTCGATCAAGCCGCCGCAGGACGGGAGGGAAATTCGCCTGGCGCTCGACTCGAAGATCCAGTATCTGGCGTACAGCCATCTCAAGCAGGCCATCAGCGACCACAACGCCAAGGCCGGCGGCGTCGTGGTGATCGACGCGCGCACGGGCGAGATCGTCGCCCTCGCCAATTGGCCGACCTACAACCCGAACAACCGCGAATCACTGTCCGGTGCGCAGCTGCGCAATCGCGCCCTGACCGATACCTTCGAACCCGGATCGACGCTCAAACCCTTCACGATTGCCCTCGGCCTCGAAACGGGCAAGGTGCGCTCGGAGACGATCATCAACTGCGCGCCGGGCCGATTGACGATCGGCAACGCGACGATTGCCGACGCCCATCCGCATGGTGCGCTGAGCGTCGCGCAGGTGATCCAGAAGTCGTCCAACGTCGGCGCCGCCAAGATCGCGGCGATGCTGCCGTCGCAGACGATGTGGCAGATGTTCGACGACGTCGGTTTCGGCCAGGTGCCCCGCCTCGGGTTCCCGGGGGAGGTCACTGGTCGTGTCCGGCCGTGGAAGAGCTGGCGGCCGATCGAGCAGGCGACGATGTCTTACGGGCATGGCATTTCGGTTTCGTTGATGCAGCTGGCGCGTGCCTATTCGGTTTTCGCTCGCGACGGTGACCTGGTTCCACTCTCGCTGACCCGTGTCGATGCGCCGGCGACCACCGGCGCGACGGTGTTCAGCGCCAAGACCGCACGCGAGGTCCGCATGATGCTCGAGATGGCGGTGCAGCCGGGCGGTACGGCGCCGAAGGCACAGATTCCAGGCTATCGCGTGGCCGGCAAGACCGGCACGGCGCACAAGCTGCAGGGTGGACGCTATGCCAACAAATATGTCTCGTCGTTCGTCGGCTTTGCGCCGGTGTCCGATCCGCGGCTGATCGTCGCC
- the nirD gene encoding nitrite reductase small subunit NirD: MGEWKSICMLEDIPRLGSRIVRSTGGDIAVFRTSANAVFALRDQCPHKGGPLSQGLVHGNQVTCPLHGWKLRLDSGEAVPPDEGCSRRYPVRVESGTVFLQL; encoded by the coding sequence ATGGGTGAATGGAAATCGATCTGCATGCTGGAAGACATCCCGCGACTGGGCAGCCGCATCGTCCGCTCGACGGGCGGCGACATTGCCGTCTTCCGCACTTCGGCCAACGCGGTCTTCGCCTTGCGCGACCAGTGTCCGCACAAGGGCGGGCCGTTGTCGCAGGGGCTGGTGCATGGCAATCAGGTGACCTGCCCGTTGCATGGGTGGAAGCTGCGCCTCGACTCGGGCGAGGCGGTTCCTCCCGACGAAGGCTGCTCGCGCCGTTACCCGGTGCGGGTCGAGAGCGGTACCGTCTTCCTGCAACTCTGA
- the ftsL gene encoding cell division protein FtsL — MVRLNVVLLLVLVLCSLGVVTSQHKARRIFQALEAEQEHARQLEVEHGQLQLELSTWGAAPRIEKIAREKLRMSTPESPRVITAAPAGGASR; from the coding sequence ATGGTTCGTCTGAACGTTGTCCTGTTGCTCGTCCTGGTGCTCTGCAGTCTCGGCGTGGTCACTTCGCAGCACAAGGCGCGCAGGATCTTTCAGGCACTCGAGGCCGAGCAGGAGCACGCGCGGCAACTCGAGGTCGAGCACGGCCAGTTGCAACTGGAACTGTCGACCTGGGGCGCGGCGCCGCGGATCGAGAAGATTGCGCGCGAGAAACTCAGGATGAGCACGCCCGAGTCGCCCCGGGTCATCACCGCCGCGCCGGCCGGAGGAGCCTCCAGATGA
- the pyrC gene encoding dihydroorotase, translated as MQITITRPDDWHLHLRDGAAMAAVLPHSARQFARAIVMPNLRPPVTTVAVAGAYRARILAALPQGVSFAPLMTLYLTDSTPPEEIRRAAASGFVHAVKLYPAGATTNSDSGVSDIGRCAAVLAVMEECGLPLLVHGEVTDPAIDVFDREKVFIERILQPLLLRHPRIRLVFEHITTSDAADFVRDCGDNVAATITAHHLLYNRNAIFAGGIRPHHYCLPVLKREQHRQALLGAATSGNPKFFLGTDSAPHSQASKEAACGCAGCYTAAAALELYAEAFESMAALDRLEAFASFHGADFHRLPRNAGKITLRQEEWLLPTAFAYADGEALVPLRAGERLRWRLLD; from the coding sequence ATGCAGATCACCATCACCCGGCCTGACGACTGGCATCTTCATTTGCGGGATGGTGCGGCGATGGCGGCAGTGCTGCCGCATTCGGCGCGCCAGTTTGCCCGGGCCATCGTCATGCCGAACCTTCGCCCGCCGGTCACCACGGTCGCCGTTGCCGGTGCGTATCGCGCGCGCATTCTCGCCGCGCTGCCGCAAGGGGTGTCGTTCGCACCGCTGATGACGCTGTACCTCACCGACAGCACGCCACCGGAGGAGATCAGGCGCGCGGCCGCGAGCGGCTTCGTGCATGCGGTCAAGCTGTATCCGGCCGGCGCGACGACCAATTCGGATTCGGGAGTGAGCGATATCGGCCGCTGTGCGGCCGTCCTGGCGGTGATGGAAGAGTGCGGGCTGCCGTTGCTCGTCCATGGCGAGGTGACCGATCCGGCCATCGACGTGTTCGACCGCGAGAAGGTCTTCATCGAGCGCATCCTGCAGCCGCTGTTGCTGCGGCATCCCCGTATCCGGTTGGTGTTCGAGCACATCACCACCAGCGACGCGGCTGATTTCGTTCGCGACTGCGGCGACAACGTCGCCGCGACGATCACCGCCCACCATCTGCTGTACAACCGCAACGCGATCTTCGCCGGCGGCATTCGCCCGCATCATTACTGCCTGCCGGTACTGAAGCGGGAGCAGCACCGGCAGGCACTGCTCGGCGCAGCCACTTCCGGCAACCCGAAGTTCTTCCTCGGGACCGATTCGGCACCGCATTCGCAGGCGAGCAAGGAAGCGGCTTGTGGCTGCGCGGGCTGCTATACGGCAGCGGCGGCGCTTGAGCTCTATGCCGAGGCCTTCGAGTCGATGGCAGCACTTGATCGGCTCGAAGCATTTGCCAGTTTCCACGGCGCCGATTTCCATCGGCTGCCGCGGAACGCCGGCAAGATCACGCTGCGGCAGGAAGAGTGGCTGTTGCCGACCGCCTTTGCCTATGCGGACGGCGAGGCGCTGGTGCCGCTGCGTGCCGGCGAGCGGTTGCGCTGGCGGTTGCTCGACTGA